The following is a genomic window from Desulfomonilia bacterium.
CTTTTTCCTTGAATCTGATCCATACAGTTGATTTATTCGTACCGCTGCCCTGGTCAAATTTTGATCCCTGAGTCTGGCCGACAATACTTACGACACCAAGCACCTCGGGCCTTGCAAGAAACAGTCTTTCGATCTGTTCGGTGACATGATTGGTTTCGGACAGCAAGGAACCTTCCGGTAGCGTAATGTGCATTGACGAGATCGAATAATCCTGCTTGGGCATAAACTCGGCACCCAATAAAAACGTGAGACCGATGCTTAAAAGGAGGATGCCGAATGCGCCGCCTACAACCTTTTTCTTATTATTTAGTGCTTTCGCAAGGAGTACTGAATATTTATCATTCATTTTCTTGATCCAGCCTTTTTCTTCAATGTTCTCATAGACCTCTTTTTCTTTCTTGAAGAGTGAGGCTGCAATAGCCGGAATAACGGTGAAAGCCACAATCAAAGAGGCTCCCAGAGCAATACAGACAGTGAATGACAGAGGCCGTGCAAGTTTTCCTGCGACATTCTTTGCAAGGCTCAAAGGGATGAAAACCGCCATGGTAGTAAACGTGCTGGCGGTAACCGCAAGGATCACCTCTCTTGCGCCATCTATTGCAGCTATGTTCCTTGGTTTGCCCTGTTCCAGATGTCTGAATGTGTTCTCTATTACAACGATTGCATCGTCAACAACCAGTCCGACGGCAAGAGTTAGGCCCCCCAGGGTCATGATGTTGAAGGTGTAGCCCAACCAGTTCATGCCTATAAAAGTAGTGACTATCGATAGCGGTATGGCCAAGGCTATCGCAAATGTGGCCCTGAAAGACTTCAGGAAGATAAAAACTACGAATATGGCGATAAGTCCACCCAACAGGGCGTCTTTCCCGGTGTTAGAAATGGAATTCTTAATTATCTTTCCTTGGTTGTAGATCATAAAGAATTTGACGCCTGCCGGTACAGTCTTTTCGATTTCCTTCATCTTTGCAAGAACGCCTTCGGCCGTCTTGACCGTATTTGATCCGCTCTGCTTCATTACTCCGACAATGACTGTCGGCTCACGGTTGGTCCTTTCCTGACCTCGAACCTCCTTGAAACCGTCTTTCACTTCGGCGACATCGCTCAGATGTATGATCTGGCCCTGTTTTGTCGCATTGATGACTATGCCGCGTATGTCATTCAAATTATTAAAATAACCGCTGGTTCTGATCAGATACTCTTTCTGGTCAATGTTGACATGCCCGCCTGACATACTCAGGTTTGACACAAGAATGGCTCTCTTTATCTGCTCGAGCGAACAATCCGTGGCCTTCAGTTTGACCGGATCAATCAGGATTTGAATCTCACGTTCCTTGCCTCCGTAAAGCCATACCTGTGAAACACCATCAACCCGCTCCAGCTTCGTCTTTACGGAAGTCCTGAGATATTCTCTGAGCTGCATGGTATTACCCAATCCGGTAACTCCATACTGGATTACAGGCATGTTTGAAATATTATATTTCATAACCATCGGGTTATCCGCATCCTTGGGAAGATATTCAGATACCCAGCTCAGTTTTTCTCTTACATCCTGCGCAGCCGCATCGATATTTACACCCCACTCCAATTCAATCCTGATTGTGGATATACCTTCAGCCGACGTCGAATTTATCTGCCTTACCCCTGCTACGCTTCCGACAAATTCTTCTATGGGACGTGTTATACCTGTTTCGATCTCTTCTGAGCCTACCCCGGGATAAGTCGTTATTATTGTAACAACCGGAAATTCAAGTTCAGGAAAAAGATCAATGCCAAGATCCCTGAATGCCAGCAGGCCAAAAAGGGCAACAATGAGAGTAAACATTGTAATGGCGATGCGTCTCTTGACTGAAAATTCAACAAT
Proteins encoded in this region:
- a CDS encoding efflux RND transporter permease subunit, whose translation is MSIVEFSVKRRIAITMFTLIVALFGLLAFRDLGIDLFPELEFPVVTIITTYPGVGSEEIETGITRPIEEFVGSVAGVRQINSTSAEGISTIRIELEWGVNIDAAAQDVREKLSWVSEYLPKDADNPMVMKYNISNMPVIQYGVTGLGNTMQLREYLRTSVKTKLERVDGVSQVWLYGGKEREIQILIDPVKLKATDCSLEQIKRAILVSNLSMSGGHVNIDQKEYLIRTSGYFNNLNDIRGIVINATKQGQIIHLSDVAEVKDGFKEVRGQERTNREPTVIVGVMKQSGSNTVKTAEGVLAKMKEIEKTVPAGVKFFMIYNQGKIIKNSISNTGKDALLGGLIAIFVVFIFLKSFRATFAIALAIPLSIVTTFIGMNWLGYTFNIMTLGGLTLAVGLVVDDAIVVIENTFRHLEQGKPRNIAAIDGAREVILAVTASTFTTMAVFIPLSLAKNVAGKLARPLSFTVCIALGASLIVAFTVIPAIAASLFKKEKEVYENIEEKGWIKKMNDKYSVLLAKALNNKKKVVGGAFGILLLSIGLTFLLGAEFMPKQDYSISSMHITLPEGSLLSETNHVTEQIERLFLARPEVLGVVSIVGQTQGSKFDQGSGTNKSTVWIRFKEKDDRKKDMDVIVNEVRNLFPKLKGVDYRFEDVVGNLMGGDSSPITIDITGPDLEVLDKLSDEVMQKLIPVPGLKDLKKSLQKRKPELHIEVDREEAARLGLYVYQIADAVQTAMQGTTVSFFREGGKEYDIKVKFNDAGSGSFKALENIYIQSPVAAQAAASYPGAGISTMIPLSQVTKSVRSYGPISIFRKDQERVVTIGAANFKRDIASITKDIQAVLNKIKMKQGYSYEIGGQYEQMQKSFKELSLAFLVAVLLIYMIMAAQFESLSQPFVVMFTMPLAYIGVVLGLLITGNTLSVSSIMGLIILMGIVVKNGIVMIDYINQLRLRGVDKTQAIIQGASIRLRPVLMTSLTAIVGMLPMAFSRGEGSETSSPMALAVSFGLLVSTALTLFVIPSIYYVVEDYTPRIRHWFSRKLFGEDDFMGHEDRLK